TCGACTGATTCGTTATCGGCCACTTCCTTCTCCCTTTATTCGCCGCCTGGTGTATCGTGGTCCTTGTCCCGACGGATCTTGTAACGCCCGTCAGGCCTCGCTGTTGCGCTAGACCTTCACACCCACAGCGGCGTTGACCATCTCTCTGATCGATATCCTGCCCTCGAGCGGACCTTTCCTGTCCGGAATCTCGATTATCAGCGGGAAGGAATGTTTGAAAACGAAGTCCTCCATATCTTCACGTATCTCGGAAGCGATACGCTCCGAGATCATGATGATCCCGATATCATCCGCTTCGAAAGCCTTCGCAAGCGCCTCGCGGGCCCCGTCGGCGTTCTCTACGACCTCACCATCCAGGCCGACCAGCTTGAAGCCGGTCACTGTGTTCTCATCAGCTATGACGTGGAACTTCATTTCCAGTTTCCCCTGTCTCCAGCCTGCTATATCTTCGTAAGGATCATAATCGATATGATCAGGCCATAGATCGCGATACCTTCAGCAAGGCCCACATAGATAAGCGCTTTCGCCGCGAGTTCGGGTTTTTCGCCGATGGCGCCAAGCGCCGCGGATCCCACATAGGCGACGGCCACTCCGGCCCCGACGCTACCGATCGCGGTAGAGAATGCCGCTGCCGCAAAACCCCACATCATGATCTTTGCCCTGTTCGAGTCCATTTCCGCGATCTGTTCACTCTGGACAGCCTTTGTCGCGGGATCGTGTTCCTGGCTCTTGACTCCGACGACAGTGCTGATCAGAGTTATCATCAGAACGATGATGACAGTCGCAAATACGGCCGTCGATGAAACGGTGATCCACCTTCTCATCTTGGTCCTGTTTACTTCCTGCTGTGACATTTACCCTGTCTCCTTTCCCTTTGTGCTTTCCGGCCTCGACCCGAGACCGATCGGTTTATAAGCTGTTCCGCCACCCATAAAGAACTTTCCGAAGAATTCGTAATATTCCAGACGGATGGCCTGTATAGTCACCACAAGTCCCTCGAGAGCTATGATGACAGCGTTACCCAGAATCAGTATCAATGCCGAGTAAAAGATTCCTCCGCTCTTGCCCTTGACCATATCGACGACACTGAACACGGCGATGAACAGTCCCGTGTGAGCGAGGGCGAAGGCCGCGACACGGATGAACGACACCGTATTGCCGAGATACCCGGTAAGGATCTCCATGATCTCTATCACAGTCTCCATGAGATATGTCATAAGACCCTTCTCGAACCTCACCCTGCGACGCCCGAAAAGAGCTGACAGTGGCTCACGCAGGAAAAGGAGAAGGATCGGGAACCCGATTCCAAGTACCATCAGGATTATCGGTATCGGCTTGTTTCTCAGGAAGATCGAGACCGCACCGATCCCGCACCAGTATATTATCGCGCTGATCAGCCCCGCCTGATCGAAGAATGTCGATTTGAAGTCCCGGGCACGGATTGCGTTGACCACATTGAGCAATATCCCGATCGAGATGAAGACGATACCGAAATACAGTGCCACCTTGAAAAAGTA
This DNA window, taken from Candidatus Latescibacterota bacterium, encodes the following:
- a CDS encoding V-type ATP synthase subunit F; translation: MKFHVIADENTVTGFKLVGLDGEVVENADGAREALAKAFEADDIGIIMISERIASEIREDMEDFVFKHSFPLIIEIPDRKGPLEGRISIREMVNAAVGVKV
- a CDS encoding ATP synthase subunit C; translation: MSQQEVNRTKMRRWITVSSTAVFATVIIVLMITLISTVVGVKSQEHDPATKAVQSEQIAEMDSNRAKIMMWGFAAAAFSTAIGSVGAGVAVAYVGSAALGAIGEKPELAAKALIYVGLAEGIAIYGLIISIMILTKI